In a single window of the Prochlorococcus marinus XMU1412 genome:
- a CDS encoding AbrB family transcriptional regulator → MPNINLIYYLFAGCLFGALALKTGIPAAPLAGALIGASILSISGKVDIAEWPIGTRTILEIGIGTVIGTSLTKDSLVDIQNLWRPAILITFTLVITGLAIGLWTSRLLNIDIITTILGAAPGGISGMSLVGSEYGVGPAVATLHAVRLITVLLILPLVVKCLNIFGVIKS, encoded by the coding sequence ATGCCTAACATAAATCTAATCTATTATCTTTTTGCAGGTTGTCTTTTTGGAGCTTTAGCTCTAAAAACAGGTATTCCTGCGGCTCCCCTAGCGGGTGCTTTAATAGGCGCAAGCATACTTAGCATAAGTGGCAAAGTCGACATCGCAGAGTGGCCAATAGGAACAAGAACAATTTTAGAAATTGGAATTGGAACAGTCATTGGTACGTCATTAACAAAAGACTCATTAGTAGATATTCAAAATTTATGGAGGCCAGCTATATTAATAACTTTTACTTTAGTTATTACTGGATTAGCAATTGGATTATGGACAAGCAGATTACTTAATATAGATATCATTACAACAATTCTAGGTGCTGCACCAGGAGGAATTAGCGGAATGAGTCTTGTAGGGTCTGAATACGGAGTGGGGCCTGCGGTAGCAACTTTACACGCTGTAAGATTGATTACTGTACTTTTAATTCTTCCTTTAGTTGTGAAATGCTTGAATATATTTGGAGTGATTAAATCTTAA
- a CDS encoding DUF6554 family protein has product MQRLKKKKLIPLALGIFAPLTLTTPRVNASAFGAEIFCTMRDGGNDHESSWDAAYTYIKKQKGGFFKVSPKNAAAQITETVIREREKFSYCIEYLDNLHPNRKLIRDLEKEEERKEKEAIDREKKRKKLEKELEEANEEISENFSDETLDRYSY; this is encoded by the coding sequence ATGCAAAGATTAAAAAAGAAAAAACTAATACCATTAGCGTTAGGAATTTTTGCTCCTCTAACCCTTACTACACCAAGAGTAAATGCAAGTGCATTTGGAGCAGAAATTTTTTGTACTATGAGAGATGGCGGAAATGACCATGAAAGTAGTTGGGATGCAGCTTACACATATATAAAAAAACAAAAAGGAGGATTCTTCAAAGTTTCACCTAAAAATGCAGCAGCGCAAATTACTGAAACAGTTATCAGAGAAAGAGAAAAATTTAGTTATTGCATTGAATATTTAGATAATCTTCATCCAAATAGAAAACTAATACGAGATTTAGAAAAAGAAGAAGAAAGAAAAGAAAAAGAAGCAATAGATAGAGAAAAGAAAAGAAAAAAATTAGAAAAAGAATTAGAAGAAGCTAATGAGGAAATTTCTGAAAATTTTTCTGATGAAACACTTGATAGATATAGTTATTAA
- a CDS encoding SDR family NAD(P)-dependent oxidoreductase yields the protein MKKPASLLGNKNKFLILGCGFSGSFFAKTIRKFGCNVLTSSRSASKDPNSFIFNSENGVVPDEEIFDGVTHILSCIPPDKNGNDPVLESLQSKLQDLPLEWVGYLSTTGVYGNTEGGWVSEIDQPNPFQKRSHNRLNCEKKWIESSLPVQIFRLPGIYGPGRSTFDAIKNQKIRVILKKSQVFSRVHVADITHAIIFLLQNKDCLKFHQIINIADDEPCSQIEVIQYCYDLLGLTMPKPILFEDVKDALSPIAQSFWMENRRVSNKLLCKTLGYKLIYKNYKLGLKNCYLNS from the coding sequence ATGAAGAAACCTGCAAGTTTACTCGGAAATAAAAATAAATTTTTAATTTTGGGATGTGGTTTCAGCGGTAGTTTTTTTGCAAAAACAATTAGAAAATTCGGTTGCAATGTTTTAACAAGCTCAAGATCTGCAAGCAAAGATCCAAATAGTTTTATTTTCAACAGTGAAAACGGCGTAGTTCCCGACGAAGAAATTTTTGATGGAGTAACACATATTCTTAGTTGCATACCTCCTGACAAAAATGGTAATGATCCCGTACTAGAAAGCCTACAAAGTAAACTGCAAGATTTACCCCTTGAATGGGTTGGATATTTATCAACCACAGGAGTATATGGAAACACTGAAGGTGGTTGGGTTTCTGAGATAGATCAGCCTAATCCTTTTCAAAAAAGAAGTCATAATAGATTAAATTGCGAAAAAAAATGGATTGAATCTAGTTTGCCCGTTCAAATTTTTAGATTACCTGGTATCTATGGACCTGGAAGATCCACGTTTGATGCAATCAAAAATCAAAAAATTCGAGTTATCTTAAAAAAATCTCAAGTATTTTCAAGAGTTCATGTTGCTGATATTACGCATGCGATTATTTTTTTATTACAGAATAAAGATTGTTTAAAGTTTCATCAAATTATAAATATTGCAGATGATGAACCCTGTTCTCAGATAGAAGTTATTCAATATTGCTACGATTTACTTGGTTTAACAATGCCAAAGCCCATATTATTTGAGGATGTAAAAGATGCATTATCACCTATCGCTCAATCTTTTTGGATGGAAAATAGAAGAGTTTCAAACAAACTTTTATGCAAAACACTCGGATATAAACTAATTTATAAAAACTATAAATTAGGCTTAAAAAATTGTTATCTGAACAGTTAA
- a CDS encoding pyridoxal-phosphate-dependent aminotransferase family protein yields the protein MIPGPTPVPEKVLQALSKHPIGHRSKEFQDLVESTTKNLQWLHQTQNDVLTITGSGTAAMEAGIINTLSRGDKVICGENGKFGERWVKVAKEFGLEVIKIYSEWGTPLDPEEFKKVLEEDKQKEIKAVILTHSETSTGVINDLETISSYIRAHNTALSIIDCVTSLGACNVPVDEWKLDIVASGSQKGYMIPPGLSFIAMSQKAWEATEKSNLPKFYLNLKSYRKSLLTNSNPYTPAVNLVFALDEALKMMREEGLDNIFQRHNKHKLAMSNAVKALNLKLFADEKYLSPSITAIKTEGIDAEEFRKTIKNNFDILLAGGQDHLKGKIFRVGHLGYVNDRDIITVVSAMSNTLLNLGKITAQQAGEALVMASKYLERD from the coding sequence ATGATTCCTGGACCCACACCAGTTCCAGAAAAAGTTTTACAAGCATTAAGTAAGCATCCAATAGGCCATCGCAGTAAAGAATTTCAAGATCTCGTAGAGAGTACAACTAAAAACTTACAGTGGCTTCATCAAACTCAAAATGATGTTCTAACAATCACTGGTAGTGGGACTGCCGCAATGGAAGCTGGAATAATAAATACCTTAAGTAGAGGAGATAAAGTAATTTGTGGAGAAAATGGAAAATTTGGTGAAAGATGGGTAAAAGTTGCTAAAGAATTTGGTCTGGAAGTAATAAAAATTTATTCCGAATGGGGAACTCCACTTGATCCAGAAGAATTCAAAAAGGTATTAGAGGAAGATAAACAAAAAGAAATAAAGGCGGTTATTTTGACTCATTCTGAAACCTCAACAGGTGTAATTAATGATTTAGAAACTATTAGTTCATATATTCGTGCACACAACACAGCATTATCAATTATTGACTGCGTTACAAGTCTTGGAGCTTGCAATGTACCAGTAGATGAATGGAAATTAGATATCGTTGCTTCAGGATCACAAAAAGGATATATGATACCTCCAGGGCTTAGCTTTATAGCAATGAGCCAAAAAGCATGGGAAGCTACAGAAAAATCTAATTTACCAAAATTTTATTTAAATTTAAAATCCTACAGAAAAAGTCTTTTAACTAACAGTAATCCATACACCCCAGCAGTTAATTTAGTTTTTGCTTTAGATGAAGCTTTAAAAATGATGAGAGAAGAAGGCTTAGATAACATTTTCCAAAGACACAATAAACACAAATTAGCGATGAGCAATGCAGTAAAGGCTTTAAATCTAAAATTATTTGCTGATGAAAAATATTTAAGTCCTTCAATTACTGCAATAAAAACTGAAGGAATTGATGCAGAAGAATTTAGAAAAACAATAAAAAATAATTTTGATATTTTACTTGCCGGTGGTCAAGATCATCTAAAGGGGAAAATATTCAGAGTGGGACATTTAGGTTATGTAAATGATAGAGATATTATTACGGTAGTTTCAGCTATGAGTAATACACTTCTCAACCTCGGTAAAATTACAGCCCAACAAGCTGGTGAAGCATTAGTTATGGCATCAAAATACCTAGAAAGAGATTGA
- a CDS encoding HNH endonuclease, whose amino-acid sequence MHINDAVFLEDLCPKFRLRQWRKSIHNFTGKSCIYCGNPSESIDHVIPRSQGGLSTTENCVPACLSCNGDKSDKNALYWYRRQKFYDPRRAMAIRAWLEGDLRLAIRLLQWANPHFKVKNKNYINDESEYKAA is encoded by the coding sequence ATGCATATTAATGATGCGGTGTTTTTAGAGGATTTATGTCCTAAGTTCAGATTAAGACAATGGCGAAAATCTATTCATAATTTTACTGGAAAAAGTTGTATATATTGCGGAAACCCATCTGAATCTATTGATCATGTAATACCACGAAGCCAAGGAGGATTAAGTACAACAGAAAACTGCGTCCCTGCATGTCTTTCATGTAATGGAGATAAATCAGATAAAAATGCTTTATATTGGTATAGAAGGCAAAAATTTTATGATCCCCGAAGAGCAATGGCTATAAGAGCTTGGTTAGAGGGAGATTTAAGATTAGCTATTAGATTACTACAATGGGCCAATCCTCATTTTAAGGTAAAAAATAAAAATTACATAAATGATGAATCAGAATATAAAGCAGCTTGA